Proteins encoded together in one Roseibacterium elongatum DSM 19469 window:
- a CDS encoding tRNA-binding protein — MSDEIGFDDFLKVDIRVGTVTRAEPFPEARKPAIKLWVDYGPEIGVKKSSAQITAHYTPEDLVGKRVMGVVNFPPRQIGPFMSEALVLGFHDDNDAVVLATSDKDIPNGARLC, encoded by the coding sequence ATGAGCGACGAGATCGGTTTCGACGACTTTCTCAAGGTCGATATCCGTGTCGGCACCGTGACCCGCGCCGAACCCTTCCCCGAGGCGCGCAAGCCCGCGATCAAGCTTTGGGTCGATTACGGCCCCGAGATCGGGGTCAAGAAAAGCTCGGCCCAGATCACGGCCCATTACACGCCCGAGGATCTGGTCGGCAAAAGGGTGATGGGCGTGGTGAATTTTCCCCCGCGTCAGATCGGCCCCTTCATGTCCGAGGCGCTGGTCCTCGGCTTTCACGATGATAACGACGCGGTTGTCCTTGCCACATCGGACAAGGATATCCCCAATGGCGCGAGGCTGTGCTGA